The Faecalibacter bovis genome includes the window TAAATCACCCTTAATTATTGGAGAAGATTTTGATCTAAAAAAGGCTGTTTCTAAAGCTATTTGGGGAAAATTAATCAACAATGGTCAAACTTGTATCGCGCCTGATTATATCTTAATACATGAAGATAAAGCGCAAGAATTTGTTGATGAATTTATTAAACAAATGGATAAAACTTTTGGATCCGATCCAAAGAATTCTGAAGATTTAGCCCGAATGATTAATACACGTAATTTTAATCGTGTAAAAGATTTGATTCAGAATGCAATCGAATTAGGAGCGAATTGTCCTTATGGAAACGAATATGATGGGTATGAATTATATATTAAACCTACAATTTTAACGAATGTTCCTAAAGATGCAGAAATTTTGAAAGAAGAAATTTTTGGACCAGTTTTTCCAATTATTACCTATAATTCGGTTGAAAATGTAATTAATTATGTCAATTCAGACGAAAAACCATTAGCATTATATATTTTTTCTAATAATAAAGAATTGATAGAAAATGTGACGAATCATACATCTTCTGGAGCTGTTTTAGTAAATGATTTATTGATTCATATTTTACATCCAAATTTACCGTTCGGTGGATTAAATCATTCAGGAATAGGATCTTCAACTGGGTATTTTGGATTTTTAGATTTTTCACATCAAAAGCCAGTTTTAAAAGTGAACCAAATGTTTTCTCTAACGAAATTTTTAAATTATCCTTATAATTCGTTCACAAAAAAAATTATTAATCTAATGATAAAGTATTTATAGAACCGTTTTACGCTCTTAAATTTGTTAAATATCATTTCAAAGGTTATTTTTGTTGTAATAAAATAAACTAAATTGTTATCAAAGAAGACTAAATACGGTTTAAAAGCGATGGCTTACCTTGCCAGACAAGAAAGTAGTAAGCCAGTTTTGATTGGGCAAATCTCTGAGGTTGAAATGATACCTAAGAAGTTCTTAGAGGCTATATTATTAGACTTAAAGAAATTAGGATTTGTAAACTCAAAACAAGGAAAAGGAGGAGGATATTATTTGGCGCGTACTGCTGAAGAAATATCGTTAGCTTCTTTGATTCGTGTGTTAGAAGGACCGATTGCTTTATTGCCATGTGTGAGTAAAAATTACTACGAAAAATGTGATGATTGCCCTAATGAAGGCGTTTGTCAGTTGAATAAAGTAATGACTGAACTGAGAGATTCTACTTTGGAAATATTAGAAAATAAATCCTTAGCTAGTTTAAGATAAAAAAAAGC containing:
- a CDS encoding aldehyde dehydrogenase family protein; amino-acid sequence: MSDKNYPYIDLIYNQQVENKCVVQNLTIKQRIALLKKLEKEIIAHREEIVEALGKDFRKSKVETESTEIYPVLSEIRLFCKNLSEWSKSKSVSNNLVFFGSKAEIVNEPKGNCLIISPWNYPFQLALMHLIPCIAAGNTAIIKPSEFTAHTNSVLNKILGNVFDSNHVQLIYGEVEETKYILSKKFDHIHFTGSPNVGKIVMEAGAKHLSSVTLELGGKSPLIIGEDFDLKKAVSKAIWGKLINNGQTCIAPDYILIHEDKAQEFVDEFIKQMDKTFGSDPKNSEDLARMINTRNFNRVKDLIQNAIELGANCPYGNEYDGYELYIKPTILTNVPKDAEILKEEIFGPVFPIITYNSVENVINYVNSDEKPLALYIFSNNKELIENVTNHTSSGAVLVNDLLIHILHPNLPFGGLNHSGIGSSTGYFGFLDFSHQKPVLKVNQMFSLTKFLNYPYNSFTKKIINLMIKYL
- a CDS encoding RrF2 family transcriptional regulator yields the protein MLSKKTKYGLKAMAYLARQESSKPVLIGQISEVEMIPKKFLEAILLDLKKLGFVNSKQGKGGGYYLARTAEEISLASLIRVLEGPIALLPCVSKNYYEKCDDCPNEGVCQLNKVMTELRDSTLEILENKSLASLR